A window of Chryseobacterium sp. IHB B 17019 genomic DNA:
TCTGCTGCGTTACTTGGATAAGCGATTTTAATTCCTTTAATATTAGCTAAAATGCTTTCAACACTTCCGCTATGGTAAGGACCGCCACCTCCGTAAGCACCAATTGGAACACGGATGATATTGCTAACAGGGAATTTACCCTGACTTAGGTAACTAGATTTTGAAATTTCAGTAATTAACTGATTGATTCCCGGATAAATATAATCTGCAAACTGTACTTCAACAATAGGTTTTAAGCCAACAGCACTCATACCCGTTGTAGAACCAATAATATAAGCCTCCTGAATCGCTGTATTGAAAACTCTCTTGCTCCCGAATTTCTTTCCTAAAGTCACCGTTTCACGGAAAACTCCACCAATTCTTTCTCCAACATCCTGTCCGTACAATAATGCTTCGGGATGTTTCCACATGATTTCCTGAATGGCATGGATTGCGGCGTCAACCATTACAATTTTTTCACCACCTTCCGGCTCGCGGGTTCCCACTTCTTCCGTAATCGGAGTCGGTACGAAAATGTGCTGCATTACCGTTTCAGGCTTTGGATCTTCTGCTTTTTGAGCTCTTTCGAATGCTTCTTCAGCTTCTAATCTTGCCTTTTTCGTGATTTGTTTTAATAATTCTTCGTCAGCTCCGGATTCAAGCAATTGTTTTCTAAGAATTTCTCCCGGATCTTTTGCTCTATGTTTTGTTAAATCTTCCTCATCTCTATAGAATTCTCTTCTTACGCCGGAAGTATGATGACCAATTAAAACTGTTTTTGCACAGACAACTAAAGGTTTTCTTTCGGTTCGTACAAAATCGACAGCTTTTTTCATGACTTCAAAGCTTTCAACGAAATCAGTTCCGTCTACTCTCATTCGGCTTAAACCAACAAATCCGGCTACAAAATCGTAAGCATCGCAGGTCCTGGCTTCTTCCTTAGTTACGGAAATTCCCCATTCGTTATCCTGAACAAGGAAAATGATAGGAAGCTGGTGTAAAGCTGCAAACTGAAGGGCTTCACTCACTTCACCTTCCGTCACGGAATTGTCTCCGAGGCTGCAAACAACAACAGGGTTGTTTTCAAATTGCTGAAGATTAAAATCCTGAATATATTTTATTCCCTGTGCAACACCAGTGGTTGGAATGGTCTGCATTCCCGTTGCGGAACTTTGATGAATGATTTTTGGTTTGTTTTCATCCCTGCTCGAAGGGTGGGAGTAATAAGATCTACCTCCTGAAAAAGGATCGTCAGCTTTTGCCAATAGCTGCAACATTAATTGATAAGGCTCGAAACCTATCCCTAAAAGAATGCTTTCGTCTCTGTAATAAGGAGAAACCCAGTCTTCTTTTTTTAGCTGATAAGCCGTTGCCAACTGAATTGCTTCATGACCTCTTGAAGTACTATGAACGTATTTGGTAACATTTCTGTTTTCTTCGTAAATGTCTGCCATTGCTTTTGCAAGCATCATATGGTTGTAAGCCTTAAGCAAGATATCCTGAGAAACTTTCTCGTGAAGTGTATTTTCCATAGAAAGCAAAGATAAGCAAAAAAACAAAATGCTAACAACTGTTAGCATTTTGTAATTATTTATTTAAATTATCTATTATTCTTTGATCACTTTTTTAGTAATAACATCTTTATCAGTTCTTACCTCAATGATGTAAATTCCTTTTACATAAGATGATAAGTCTAATGAAGTTTCATCAGAATTAATGATTCCGTTCTGTAATTTCTTACCGGACAGGTCATAAACAGCAAAAGACGATTTTTTTGGAGCTTTCAATACTTTTACCATATCTTTTGTAATTGTTGGGGCAATCGTAATTCCACTTAGGTCTACTGCTTCATTTGTTCCTAAAACATGCTGAATAAGCCCCGTAACAATAATACTGTAATTTTGAGGAGCATTTGCACCTGCATTATTTTTAAGAGTTCCCTTATTTGAAACTTCAATTCTGTAGCTTCTTCCGAGAAGTGGCGCATCAATGACAACCTGTTCTACATTATCAACTGTATTGTCTCCTTTTGTAGCTGGTGCCATCGGTGCATTGGCATTCAGTTTCCAAGGATAATAAATGGTATTGTCGGTAGTGTCAATAATTCTTACATCCAAATCATTAACAAGTCTGGAAGTTCTATTGTTGTAGGCATCATTCCATGTTGTGCCTGAAGGGATAACAAACTCCGGATCAATCCAGGAAATGGTAACTTTAAGAGGCTCAGTCCCACCTATAACAGTCTTTTGGTTTACCGTGCCGCTAATCAGGGTTTCATCATTAAATATAATGGAAGTGGCGTATTTCATTAGCAATAATTCTGCCCCTTTTTTAGCATTTATATATCCCCAGCCGTTCCATGGATCAGGGCCTACTGTTCCTGCTTCGGATGCGGAGTGTATCATCAATGCTTTTGCAGATGCGGCATTAAGTTCAAAAGTTGGAAACAATTGTTTGTACATCTGCATCCAAAGCCCTATAATACCGGTAACTATTGGAGCAGAAAATGAAGTTCCACTGCCTATATCCGCTCCTTGACTTCCTGTGGTATTTTGTACTGTGGATGCGTGTGCCACATCAGTTCCTGTAGTAATGATATCAGGTTTAATACCGCCGTCATCTCTTGGTCCTGCACTACTGTAGCTGGATTTTATTACATCGGAAGCTGATGTATATCTATTATCTGCAGTAGTGAGAATATCTGATGCTCCCACAACAATGATGTTTTTAGCAAGTGATCCTGTTCCAATACAGTCATATCCTTGGGCACAGTTATTTTGTGGTACTACATCTGTGGCAGCGAATTGTACAGCATTACCACTACTGTTCTCATAGTATTTTGGAATTGTATTTCCTGTTGGGCCCATTCCATAGGAATTTCCGGCAGATTTTACAATTACGTAGGAAGGGTTGTTGTATACTATATTATCATAATTCTGATCATTTGTAAAGTATGTTCCCTGTAAGTCAAAGGTTGTGTTTGGACTTGTAAAATCCCCATACCAGAGCCATCCATCTATATCTGTACTGTAGTTCCATCCTGGATTGGTTCCGTAAGAATGGTTTGATATTTTAGGTTGTGCAATTAAAATCTTTTGAAAAACACTGCTGGTTGTCGAGTTTCCGGACAGTGTTGTTGTAGCAAAACTATAATTATCAAAGATAGCATTCTGGGCAATTCCTCTAAAATTTACTGCACGTGTGGTTCCGTTCTGAAGAGTGAAAGTGAAAGGAAAATCCTTTGCACCGATAAAACTGGTTACAGCAGTGGCATGTGCACTGTAATTCATCGTGGATGCCTCTTTGTTACTCACTCTGTTTGGAGCATTGTTGAAAAGTACATGACCCTCGAAAGCTCTTCCTCCGTCAAAAATTGTATACTTAATATTTTCACCATTAAAAGGGCCCATTTGCCCACTACCATTCTGCAAAAAATCAGCATTAGAATTTTTTATTTGATCTAAATCATTGGCTTCATAAAAGTACGGCTTTCCACCCGGAGTAAAGCCAGCCAAATTAGCTCTCTGTTCTTCAATTTCTTTTAAAACTTCGGGTGTCTTTGAGTATCCATATTTTTTGGCAATATAAGCATCAAATTTTGCGAAATTTTCTTTATTTTGTTTCTCAAAAGCTTGGTTTAACTTGTCATTATTTTGGGCACTAAATAAATTTATCGCCAAAGTACTTACCAAGAGTATACTTTTCCTCATAAATTAAATTTTTAATACTAATACTGACAAATATATATCTGTAAACAATTATTTGCGAATAATATAGGTTAAAAGTTTATTTTTTGTATCAATTAGCTAATATTGAAGTTTTACTATGAAAAATTTTTATTTTTATTATAAATTTGGTTTATAATTTTCTTATTTGTTGAATGGTATCAATAGACAGAATTGTTTAATTGCTATAAGATTGAATTCGAAAAAATGGAGTAACTTTACATTTTCTTTTTAAATTAAAAGCTAGAAAAATTACATGTATTTAGTTTTTGACACAGAAACCACAGGTTTACCAAAGAATTTCAACGCTCCGCTTTCAGATTCAGACAACTGGCCAAGAATGGTTCAGATTGCATGGCAACTGCATGACGACGACGGAACTTTAATTGAAAATCAGGATTATATTATAAAACCGGAAGGGTACGACATTCCCTTCAATGCCGCGAGAATTCACGGGATCACTACAAAAATCGCTAATGAAGAAGGACGAGATCTGCAGGAAGTTTTAGAAGAATTTGCAACAGTTTTAGAAAAAGTAAGAGTGGTTTCCGGACACAATGTTGAGTTTGATTACAACATTGTCGGAGCCGAGTTTTACCGGAAAAATATCAAAGACAGCCTTCAGGAAAAGCCGAGAGCGGATACCATGATTCTGGGTACAAATTACTGTCAGCTCGGAGGCGGAAAAAACGGAAGATACAAATCTCCGAAACTGGAAGAACTTTACGAAAAATTATACGGAAATAAGTTTGATGAAGCCCACAATGCTGCAGCGGACGTAAATGCAACCGCCCAGGTTTTCTTTGAAATGATGAGAATCGGAGTAATTCCGTCTGAAGTGTTGAAAATTTCAGAAGATCAACTTACTTATTTCAAAACGCTTTATCCGGACCCGATCAAGCCCTTCAATATTGTTATCAGAAGGCAGGTTGCGGATTTTCATAACAAGAAAAAGCAACAGGATTTTGGAAGTATTGACGAGATTGATCTTGGAAAGTATTTCAACTTCGACAATCACAGTGTATTTTCAACTTTATCGGCAACTTCCAGCATTAATGATTTAATTAAAAAAGCTTCGGATGATAATTTCCCAGCCGTCGGAATGGTGGATTTGGGGAATATGATGGGTGCTTTCAAATTCGTTTCTGCAGTGGAAGGAGCGAATGGTGACAGAGCTAAAAAGCATAAAGAATATTTAGCCAAAAAGCAGGAAGCAGAAGAGAAAGGAGAAGAGTTCAATGAAGAAGAACCTGTTTCCGAACCGTTGATTCCCGTTGTAGGATGTGAGTTTTATATTTCAGACCGTTACGAGCAAAAACAGTTTACCAAAGATGATCCGGACAGAAGAACGCAGGTTGTTTTGCTGGCCAAAGATTTTAACGGATATAAAAATTTAGCCAAACTTTCGAGTATTGGATTTTTAAAAGGATTCTATTTCGGAGTTCCGAGGATTAGCCGCGATCTTATTGCTCAATATAAAGAAGGCGTGATTGCTTTAACATCAGGAATTAATGGAGATATTCCCGATGCGATTTTAAATACCGGTGAACAAAAAGGGGAGGAGCTTTTCAGGTGGTGGAAAGAAACTTTTCAGGAGGATTTTTATGTTCAGATTCAAAATCACAAATTACCCGAAGAAGAGCATTTAAATGATGTTTTATTACATTTTGCCGATAAATATAACGTTAAAATTTTAGCTCAGAACGAAACTTATTACACCAATAAAGAAGATGCTAATATTCAGGATATTGTAAGCTGTATTAAAGATGGTGAAAAGCTATCGACTCCGGTTGGGAAAGGTTTTGGAAAGAGAAGAGGTCTTTCAACGGGAGAGTATTATATTAAAAATTCTGAGGAAATAAAAGAGGCTTTTCTAGCTTATCCGGATGCTTTTGAAGCGTACGAAGAGTTTTTTGCTAAATTTAAACCTTACACCTTAAAAAGAGACGTTCTCCTTCCGAAATTCGACATTCCGACGGAATTTATTCACGCTGAAGATGAGGTTGATGGTGGAAAGCGTGGTGAGATGGCGTATTTGACGTATTTAACGTATGAAGGAGCCAAAAAACGCTACGTAGAAACCGGAATTACCGATGAAATAAAGGAACGTCTTGATTTCGAGCTTGAAGTTATTGCCAATACAGGGTATCCCGGTTACTTTTTGATTGTACAGGATTTCTGTAACGAAGCCCGAAACATGGGAGTTTGGGTTGGTCCTGGAAGGGGTTCTGCTGCAGGTTCAGCAGTGGCTTACTGTATCGGAATTACCAATGTAGATCCTATTAAGTACGATCTCCTTTTTGAGAGATTCCTGAATCCGGAAAGGGTTTCCATGCCCGATATTGATATCGATTTTGACGATGAAGGACGGGATAGAGTTATCAAATGGGTTATCGATAAATACGGCCAAAATCAGGTGGCACAGATCATTACTTATTCGGTTCTGGGTGGAAAATCTGCCATTAAAGATGCCGGAAGGGTTCTTGATCTCCCGATTCCCGACACTAATAATATTGCAAAGCTTATTCCTTCCACACCCGGGATGAACATTGCAAAAGCTTTAACAAAATATGATAAATTAAGGCCGGAAGAGCAAATGCTTGTCGATGAGATGAGGTTTGTTCTCGATAGCCCGGGAGATCCGCGTCACGATGTTTTGGCGAGTGCCAGAAAAATGGAAGGTTGTATCAGAAATACAGGAATCCATGCTTGTGGAGTTATTATCACGCCGGAAGATGTGAGTAATCTGGTTCCGGTGACGATTGCCGCGAAAGATGCTGATATTTTGGTGTCTCAGTTTGATAACTCGGTGGCGGAAAGTGCGGGTCTTTTGAAGATGGACTTTCTGGGTCTCAGGACTTTAACGATTATTAAAGATGCTTTAAAATTAGTAAAAGCAAGACATGATGTTGATATCAACCCGGATGAGATTCCGCTTGATGATAACAAGACGTATCAGTTATTTAAAGAAGGAAGAACGGTAGGGATTTTCCAGTATGAAAGTCCCGGGATGCAAAAATACATGAGAGAGCTTAAGCCAACGGTTTTTGCCGATCTTATTGCCATGAATGCCTTGTACCGTCCGGGTCCGATAAAATATATTCCGAATTTTATTAACAGAAAACACGGAATTGAAGAAATTGTTTACGATTTACCGGAAACGGAAGAATATTTAAAGGAAACCTACGGAATTACCGTATACCAGGAGCAGGTAATGCTTTTATCCCAAAAATTGGCCAACTTTACAAAAGGTGAAGCCGATACGCTGAGAAAAGCGATGGGTAAAAAGCAGATCGATGTTCTGAATAAAATGTACCCAAAATTCATTGAAGGCGGAAGAAAAAATAATCTTAATGAAGAAAGATTAGAGAAAATCTGGAACGACTGGAAAGCGTTTGCAGAATATGCTTTCAATAAATCTCACTCAACCTGTTATGCGTTAATTGCCTATCAGACCGCATTTCTGAAGGCGAATTATCCGGCGGAATACATGGCAAGTGTGATGAGTAATAACATCAACAATACGGATTCCATCACCATGTTCATGGAGGATTGTAAGAGTATTGGTGTTGATGTTTTGGGTCCTGATGTGAATGAATCTCAATATAAATTCTCCGTAAACGAAAAAGGCCAGATCCGTTTTGGTTTGGGAGCGATTAAAGGAATCGGGGAAGGGCCGAGTGAAGCGATTACGAGGGAAAGAGCCAATGGCAGATTCAAAAATATTTATGACTTTTTTGAGAGGATTCCACCTTCTCAGATGAATAAAAGAGTAGCGGAAAGTTTAGTGTTGGCGGGGGCTTTTGATGAACTGGACAGTTTCCACAGAGGTCAGTATTTTGATATTGATATGGCGGGAAGAACCAATCTTGAAAGGTTGATCCGATACGGACAAAGCTTCCAGGAAAGCAAAAATGAGATGGAAAACTCCCTTTTTGCAGATTTTGCGGAGGAAGTTCAGATCGAGCAGCCAAAATTAGCACCTTGCCCGGAATGGCCGAACATGCATAAGCTTAATAAAGAGAAGGAAATCATCGGGTTCTATCTTTCTGCGCATCCGTTGGATGAATTTAAATTTCAGTTCCAGTTTATACAGGGTCAGCTTTCTAAAAAAGCAGTTTTGGAGAAGGAAGAAGAGGTGAAACTGGTGGTAGATGAAGCTCCGATTTTGGAGGCTGATGTTATTGAAGATGTTGCAGATCTTGTAGAAATAATTTCCGATGAATTGCTGACCGGCGAAGAAGAGATTATAGAAGAAGTCACGAAAAAAGCAGAGCCGAAAGGAGTTTTTCAGTTTTTAAATTTAGATGAAGTGGATGCTTATAAAGAGCAGGCTTTTGCCAATAAGCAGGAAGAATTATTTGAAGAAAAGAAAAAAGACTGGAAAACCATACAGAAAGAAAGAGAAAACGGCGGTGGCGGAAAAGAATATACCGTTGCAGGTTTGATCACTGAATATCGTGTTCAGGATGGCTTCAGAAGCGGAGAAAAGGTGGCTTTTGTGACGCTTGAAGACTATTCGGGATCATATTCTTTCAGGTTGGGTGACAGAGATTATATGAAATTGAAGGAGAAGCTTGAGGTTCAAAGATTTGTTATTTTTAAAATCAAATTTGCTCAGGTAAAGGATGGCCGGGTTTTCGTAAACGTAAATGACGTTATTGAGCTTCAGGAAGCATTTGAAAGGTTTGCGAAAAGTATTTCCTTAGTAATGGATGTGATGGATTTCAGGCCTGAGGACCTTACTTTTTTCAGGAATGTTCTGGAGAAAAACCAGGGAAATCAGAAGTTGAAGTTTTATATAAAAAATATTGCTGATGATTCCAGGGTTGAACATCTGGAGGTACAGTCGATGAAGCATTCTGTGAATCTGAATGGAGATCTGATTAAAGAAATTCAGTTGCTTAACAAATATGAGTTTTATTTGAATTAAGAAAATTTTTCGCTTAAATAGAATATAAAAGTGGCTTATTTTAAGTCACTTTTTATTTTGAATAAATTTAAATTATAATAAACTTAAAAATTGTTAATAAGTTTTTGCGAGAATTTTAAAGGGAGAAAAATGTGGTAGGTAAAAGTGGAGTTATTTTGTAATGCATTGACTTTTAATTGTTTAAAAATTGTCAAATATTTGTGATTTATATAAATAAATTTAATTTGTTGCTTTTAATTATTAATCAAACGTTTATTTTGTTGATATATTATTAGTTAAATTAACGTTTTTGTATATTTTATTTAATAATTTTTATAAATTTACCACGTGAAATTCAATATTCCTTATTTATGAAAAAACTAAATTTACTCTTTTTATTTTTGACATGTATGTTGGCTTGTCAATTGTATCAGGGACAGGCTTATCCGGTGGCAACGTGCTCATCGAATGTAGACAACATGACCTACTCAGTGATGAGAAGCAATACAATAGCAAATGAAAAACAAAGAATGGCTTTCATTATTCCTGCTTCTCAATTAAGTGATATCGCAAATGGCACGATCACTTCAACCTATTTTAAAAGAGCAACAGCTTCAGGTAGTTTAAATGCAGATACTACTTTTAAAATTTATTTAAAAAATACTTCTGCTACGGATTTTGGTTCTACCGCACCGGACTGGGCTACGGAAATAGGATCTGCAACTTTGGTGTATGACTCCAATCCTCAGACTGCGGTAGGAAGTACCTCTGGCTTTAAGCAGTTCCAGCATGCTACGAATTTTGTGTATACGGCAGGAAGCAATCTGGCTGTTTATACAGAGTATGTTCAGACTACGGCTCAGGCATCTTCCATTTTCTGGCAGTATGAATATAGCGGCCCTTGTATAAATTCTTCTAATAGCAATACGACAAAATATTTAGGTACAACAGGTACTTTCGGGGCTACGCTTACTTCTTCAAATTACAGAAGACCGGTGATTGGATTTGATGCAACTGTACCACCGCCAACAACGCCGCCTTCGTGTACAACGATTTCAGCGCCGGCGAATGCTGCGACAGGAGTTTCTTTGACACCAACAATTACTTGGGCTGCAACACCTATTACCTCAAGCTATGTCATCAATATGGGGACAACACCAGGTGGAACTAATATCCTGAACGGTGTGGATGTGGGAAATGTAACTTCTTATGCAATTCCTGCCGCGACACCTCTTACTTATTCCACGCAATATTATGTAACGGTAACTCCTAAAAATGTTGTCGGAATGGCAACAGGCTGTACGGAAAATACATTTACGACATTATCAATGCCTTGTCCTAGTGTAAGTTCACCAAGTGCATCGGCTACAGGAGTTTCTACAATTCCTACAATTGTCTGGGGTGCTGTTACGGGAGCTACGGGATACAAATTGACGGTAGGTACTACTTCGGGAGGTACAGATTTGCTAAATAATGTTGATTTGGGTAATGTTACTTCTTACGCATTCTCTGCACCTTTAAATATTTCTACAACTTATTATTATAAAGTTACAGCTTATAACGCTTCTACAAACTCAACAGGATGTACGGTAAGATCATTTACGACGACTTCTGTGCCTCCTCCTGCGAATGACAACTGTGCGGGAGCTGTGACACTGACAGTTAATCCTGATTTAGCGTGCGGAGTTACAACTTCTGCTAATACTTTAGGAGCTTCTTTATCAATGGCTGCGACACCTTGTAACGGAAACCCTGATGATGATGTTTGGTTCAAATTTGTGGCGACAAACACTGCACATACAGTGACATTATCAAATATTGTTTCTACGGGATCAACTACTGCTTCAGATATGTATTTTCAGGTATTGAGCGGAGCATGTGGTTCTCAGACGAGCTTATTGTGTTCAGATCCAAACACAAATATTGTAGGAGGACTGACACCTGGAGAAACTTATTATGTAAGAGTTTACACATATTCCGGTGCGGGATATAATACAAGCTTTAATATCTGTATCGGAACTCCACCACCGCCACCTGTAAATGACTCTTGTTCAGGAGCTATACCTTTGACGGTTGGAGGAGCATTTGCTACCAATGCAATTACTACAACTAACGTAGGAGCTGTAACGGATGGAACAACTTCTTGTCAGACAAACAGAGGAGACAACGTTTGGTATTCTGTAGTGGTGCCGGCAAGTGGAAGTATTACTATTGAAACACAGGGGGTTACGGGTTCTGGATTACTGGATACAATACTTTCCGTTCACTCAGGAACTTGTGGTTCGCTTACAAGTATTGCTTGTGATGATGACAATGGAGTAGGTAATTACTCTTTGGTTACCCTTACGGGTCAGACTCCGGGTACTACCTTATATGTAAGTGTATGGAGATATACGGGAAGTGCAGGAGGAACCAGCACAACAGGACAGTTTATGGTATCTGCTTATGATGCTTCTCTTTTAGCGACAAACGAAGTGAATAACTCTAAAAATGCTATCAAGGCATATCCAAATCCATTCTCAGATGTATTGAACATTTCAGATGTGGCTGATGTGAAAAATATTTTGGTAACTGATATTTCAGGAAGATTGGTGAAAACTATTTCAAATCCTGCTTCGGCTCTTCATTTGGGAGATTTAAAACAAGGAATGTATCTTGTGACTTTAGAAATGAAAGATGGTTCTAAACAAACGATAAAAACAATTAAAAAGTAATTTTTTAATATTTGATGTAATAATAGCGGCTGATTTTTCAGTCGCTATTTTTTTTGTAATATTTTCTACTAAAAAGGATATTTATTGATTATTTTTTTATGTTAAACTGAATAAAACCAATTTATAAGATGTTTTTATATAATCTTTAATTAGTTGATAATTAAATACTTAATTACGATAATTGAATTATTATTTATGTATAAAAATTAAATATTTGTTTAATTTTAAGAAATTAATTGTTGTTAAAGTTTAGTTACTATTAATTATTTATGAATTTTTAACATTTTTGATTGAAATTATTTATACATTTATCACCCTAATTTTATTTAACTAAGCATGAAAAAATTTCTACTCGCGTGCATGGTAGCTCTCGGAATGGGAGCATCAGCACAAATATCCTACACCTACGGTTGGGATACTACAGGCATGGGATCTTGGACAACAAGTGGTTCGGGTTCTTTCAGCAACTCTGCGACTACACCATGTAACGGTGCCGGAAGTGCAAGAGCCAATAATTATTATGCAGGATCTTCCTATCTGGTTTCACCGGCACTTACGGGAACCAACGGCGGAGATCTTACGGTTGGCTTTTCATATAAAGTAACTCAGTTTTCCAGTAATACTACAGGCGCTACTTCGGCGGATTTCGGATTGATTAATTTACAATGGTCAACTTCCAGTTCAGGTCCTTGGACTACTGCGTATACTATTGACAGTAATTCACATGTTGTTTCGGCATCTTGTGCTACAAAATCGGCTGTAATTTCAGGAGTGCCTTCTTCGGGAGATGTTTATTTGAGATTTGAAGCTAAATCAGCATTAAGCACTTCGGACAATTATGTTTATTTTGATGATGTAACGGTTTCTCAGGGTGCGGCTCCAACTTGTCTGCCTCCAACAAACCCTGTTGCATCTAATATTACTTTGACAACGGCTGATGTTTCATGGACGGCCCCGACTTCGGTACCGGGTTCAGGATATGAATATTACCTGTCAACTTCAAGTACCAACCCTACGGCTGCGACTCCTGCAACAGGAACGTCAGCTTCAACAACTAAAAGCCTTGGAAGCTTAGCTCAGAATACGGTTTATTATATTTGGGTAAGATCCGTTTGTACTACTGTTGACAAAAGCGCATGGTCACAGGCCGGATCTTTTGTTACGGGATATTGTGTGCCTACCGGGGGAAGCAGTTCTACTTCCTATTATTTGAAGACAATCAGCACGACGGGGGCTTTGTCTAATTTAATGTATACCGCAAATTCATATTCGGCTTATGTAAATAATTCTTCTACAATATTGTCAAGTTTTCCGGGAGGATCTTTCAATTATTCTTTGGCAAATTCTACAAGCTCAACATGCTATTTCTATATCTGGGTAGACTGGAATAACGATCTTGATTTTAATGATGCAGGAGAAGAAGTATTGGCAACAACTACGTATGCGGCAACTAACACAGGAACGATGACTATTCCTGCCGGTCAGGCTCTGGGTTCTTACAGAGTAAGGGTAGGGGAATCGGAATCAGGTGCGGTGACGAACTGCGGTCCTGCTCCTTATGGCAATTATGTGGATTTCACACTTAATGTTGTGGCTCCTCCTTCATGTGTTGCACCTACTGCAGTTACTGTATCAAATGCTACTACAACGCAGGCGGAAGCTTCATGGATGGCTCCGGCAACCGTTCCTGCAAATGGTTACGAGCTTTACTACAGTACAAGTGCTACTGCACCAACAGCTACAACAACACCTAGCTATACCAATATTACCGGGACTTCAAAAGTAATGACAGCTCTTGCGCCTTCTACTTCATATTATGTGTGGGTGAGATCAAAATGCAGTGGTACGGATCAAAGTGCTTGGGCGGGACCGTATCTATTCTCGACGGCCGTTACAAATGATAACTGTAGCACGCCTGTTGCTTTAACGGTAGGATCTACTTTTGATTCTAATGCGATTACAGGAACAAACAGCGGTTCAACAACGGATGAAACTCCATTGTCTTGCCAGACAAATGCTAATAATAACGTTTGGTATTCTGTAGTAGTGCCTGCATCAGGTAATCTTACAATTGAGACGAAAGGGGTTGCAGGTTCAGGATATTCGGATTCGGTGATCAATGCATTTACAGGATCTTGTGGTGCTCTTACAGGAGCAGGATGTGATGACGACAACGGGGATGCAAACTTCTCAAAACTTGTTTTAACAGGCTTGACTCCGGGATCAACATTATTGATCAGTGTATGGAGATGGAGCAACAGCTCTGTGGTAGACGGTCAGTTCCAGGTTTCAGCTTATGATGCTTCTATTCTGGCTACAAATGAGGTGAAGGATTCTAAAAATAATATTAAAGTATATCCAAACCCATTCTCAGATATATTAAATATTTCTGATGCTGCTAATGTGAAGAATGTTTTAGTAACAGATTTCTCAGGAAGAATGGTAAAAACTATTCCGAATCCGGGATCT
This region includes:
- a CDS encoding alpha-ketoacid dehydrogenase subunit alpha/beta, yielding MENTLHEKVSQDILLKAYNHMMLAKAMADIYEENRNVTKYVHSTSRGHEAIQLATAYQLKKEDWVSPYYRDESILLGIGFEPYQLMLQLLAKADDPFSGGRSYYSHPSSRDENKPKIIHQSSATGMQTIPTTGVAQGIKYIQDFNLQQFENNPVVVCSLGDNSVTEGEVSEALQFAALHQLPIIFLVQDNEWGISVTKEEARTCDAYDFVAGFVGLSRMRVDGTDFVESFEVMKKAVDFVRTERKPLVVCAKTVLIGHHTSGVRREFYRDEEDLTKHRAKDPGEILRKQLLESGADEELLKQITKKARLEAEEAFERAQKAEDPKPETVMQHIFVPTPITEEVGTREPEGGEKIVMVDAAIHAIQEIMWKHPEALLYGQDVGERIGGVFRETVTLGKKFGSKRVFNTAIQEAYIIGSTTGMSAVGLKPIVEVQFADYIYPGINQLITEISKSSYLSQGKFPVSNIIRVPIGAYGGGGPYHSGSVESILANIKGIKIAYPSNAADFKGLLKAAYYDPNPVIMLEHKGLYWSKVPGTEDAKTIEPAEDYILPFGKGKVIIEANKEETEKGRTLLVVTYGMGVYWAKEAAKNFNGRVEVIDLRTLIPLDEELVFERVKAHGKCIVLTEEQLNNSFAEAFAHRISKNCFKYLDAPVETMGSLDTPAVPINLVLEKEMLPNAEKLSAKIEEMLKY
- a CDS encoding S8 family peptidase yields the protein MRKSILLVSTLAINLFSAQNNDKLNQAFEKQNKENFAKFDAYIAKKYGYSKTPEVLKEIEEQRANLAGFTPGGKPYFYEANDLDQIKNSNADFLQNGSGQMGPFNGENIKYTIFDGGRAFEGHVLFNNAPNRVSNKEASTMNYSAHATAVTSFIGAKDFPFTFTLQNGTTRAVNFRGIAQNAIFDNYSFATTTLSGNSTTSSVFQKILIAQPKISNHSYGTNPGWNYSTDIDGWLWYGDFTSPNTTFDLQGTYFTNDQNYDNIVYNNPSYVIVKSAGNSYGMGPTGNTIPKYYENSSGNAVQFAATDVVPQNNCAQGYDCIGTGSLAKNIIVVGASDILTTADNRYTSASDVIKSSYSSAGPRDDGGIKPDIITTGTDVAHASTVQNTTGSQGADIGSGTSFSAPIVTGIIGLWMQMYKQLFPTFELNAASAKALMIHSASEAGTVGPDPWNGWGYINAKKGAELLLMKYATSIIFNDETLISGTVNQKTVIGGTEPLKVTISWIDPEFVIPSGTTWNDAYNNRTSRLVNDLDVRIIDTTDNTIYYPWKLNANAPMAPATKGDNTVDNVEQVVIDAPLLGRSYRIEVSNKGTLKNNAGANAPQNYSIIVTGLIQHVLGTNEAVDLSGITIAPTITKDMVKVLKAPKKSSFAVYDLSGKKLQNGIINSDETSLDLSSYVKGIYIIEVRTDKDVITKKVIKE